A single region of the Pontimicrobium sp. SW4 genome encodes:
- the ggt gene encoding gamma-glutamyltransferase, giving the protein MKLHFKQFLFSFLTFVFLLTTSQFEAQTYAKNGMVVSASKIASQKGVDVLKQGGNAIDAAIATAFSLAVTHPTAGNIGGGGFIVFLNSEGGETTTIDFREKAPLASSETMFLDENGNIKDNSNHRGLLAVGVPGTVAGLYLAHQKYGKLPWKDLVQPAVDLAEKGFSFNWNLYGAAMNFSNMADEYPFMASYFNNENGEVTQPNEIWKQQALANTLKQIRDKGRDGFYKGKVAKKIESYMKENGGIITTEDLEKYDAIERKPVKGTYKGYDIYGMPPPSSGGATLIQMMNTMELVDWENIEFNSTEYVHVVAEAMRRAYADRAEHLGDPDFNPNMPIDKLLSKEHAKNRFENLNMERASVSDSSKFGQIYDGKNTTHLSVIDKDGNAISMTYTLENSYGVKMGSKDLGFIFNNEMGDFNPVPGVTTSGSQIGTKPNLVAPQKRMLSSMTPTIVAKNGKPYLIIGSPGGRTIINTVFQTTLNVLEFDMRIDKAIEAMKIHHQWSPDVLTYERHLMSPDTRKALEAMGHTLRATGGLGALMGITFDAQNNLIIGASDSSRPEGAAIGY; this is encoded by the coding sequence ATGAAATTACATTTCAAGCAGTTCCTATTCTCTTTTTTAACTTTTGTTTTTTTACTAACAACTTCACAATTTGAAGCTCAAACATACGCCAAAAATGGTATGGTAGTTTCAGCTAGTAAAATAGCCTCACAAAAAGGTGTTGATGTTCTTAAACAAGGTGGAAACGCTATAGATGCCGCAATTGCAACCGCTTTTTCATTAGCTGTAACACATCCAACTGCTGGCAATATTGGTGGCGGTGGTTTTATAGTTTTCTTAAATAGTGAAGGAGGAGAAACCACAACTATTGATTTTAGAGAAAAAGCACCTTTGGCTTCATCAGAAACCATGTTTTTAGATGAAAATGGAAATATAAAAGATAATAGTAATCATAGAGGTTTGTTAGCTGTTGGTGTTCCTGGTACAGTTGCAGGATTATATTTAGCACATCAAAAATACGGTAAGCTTCCGTGGAAAGATTTAGTACAACCAGCTGTAGATTTAGCAGAAAAAGGATTCTCTTTTAATTGGAATCTATATGGAGCTGCTATGAATTTTAGTAATATGGCTGATGAATATCCTTTTATGGCTTCTTATTTTAACAATGAAAATGGGGAAGTCACACAACCTAATGAAATTTGGAAACAGCAAGCGTTAGCTAATACACTTAAACAAATTAGAGATAAAGGTCGTGATGGGTTTTACAAAGGTAAAGTTGCCAAAAAGATTGAAAGTTATATGAAGGAAAATGGTGGTATTATTACTACCGAAGACTTAGAAAAATATGATGCTATTGAGCGTAAACCAGTAAAAGGAACTTACAAAGGCTATGATATATATGGTATGCCACCTCCTAGTTCTGGTGGAGCAACCCTTATTCAAATGATGAATACCATGGAGTTGGTAGATTGGGAAAATATAGAGTTTAATTCAACTGAATATGTACATGTGGTTGCCGAAGCTATGCGTCGCGCTTATGCTGATAGAGCCGAACACTTAGGTGATCCCGATTTTAATCCAAATATGCCTATAGATAAACTACTATCTAAAGAACATGCGAAAAATCGCTTTGAAAACTTAAATATGGAAAGAGCTTCCGTTAGTGATTCATCAAAATTTGGTCAAATTTATGACGGGAAAAATACGACTCACCTTTCGGTAATTGACAAAGATGGTAATGCTATTTCTATGACCTATACACTCGAAAATAGTTATGGTGTTAAAATGGGGTCTAAAGATCTTGGATTTATTTTTAATAATGAAATGGGCGATTTTAATCCAGTTCCAGGTGTCACAACTTCTGGAAGTCAAATTGGCACAAAGCCCAATTTAGTAGCTCCACAAAAACGTATGTTGTCAAGTATGACACCAACTATTGTCGCTAAAAACGGTAAGCCCTATTTAATTATAGGAAGTCCAGGAGGGCGAACCATTATTAATACAGTTTTCCAAACGACTCTAAATGTTTTAGAATTCGATATGCGCATTGACAAAGCTATTGAAGCAATGAAAATTCATCATCAATGGTCGCCAGATGTACTTACCTATGAGCGTCATTTAATGTCGCCAGATACTCGAAAAGCTTTAGAAGCCATGGGACACACTCTACGTGCCACAGGAGGTTTAGGTGCTTTAATGGGAATTACCTTCGATGCACAAAATAATCTAATTATTGGTGCTTCAGATTCTTCAAGACCAGAAGGTGCTGCGATAGGATATTAA
- a CDS encoding transcriptional regulator produces MSLLTNINKAFDHRIRLGIMSILMVNEYADFNTLKELLDVTDGNLASHLKALEKEHFISIEKQFIGRKPNTRYSASKIGTIAFKDHINALERIINKQKK; encoded by the coding sequence ATGAGCTTACTAACAAACATAAATAAAGCATTCGATCATCGTATTAGATTAGGCATTATGTCTATTTTAATGGTTAATGAGTATGCCGATTTTAATACACTTAAAGAATTGCTTGATGTTACTGATGGCAATTTAGCGAGCCATTTAAAAGCCTTGGAAAAAGAGCACTTCATAAGTATTGAAAAGCAATTTATTGGCAGAAAACCAAACACGCGCTATAGTGCCTCCAAAATTGGAACAATAGCGTTTAAAGACCACATCAATGCTTTAGAACGTATTATTAATAAACAGAAAAAATAA
- the typA gene encoding translational GTPase TypA — protein sequence MTNIKNIAIIAHVDHGKTTLVDKIMYHCQLFRENENTGDLILDNNDLERERGITITSKNVSVVYKDTKINIIDTPGHADFGGEVERVLNMADGVLLLVDAFEGPMPQTRFVLQKAIDLGLKPCVVINKVDKENCTPDEVHEKVFDLMFELGAEEWQLDFPTVYGSAKNNWMSDDWKNETENIEPLLDMVIEHIPAPKIEEGTTQMLITSLDYSSFTGRIAIGRLTRGELKVGQNISLVKRDGSIVKSKIKELHIFEGLGRKKVDEVQAGDICAIVGLEGFEIGDTIADIENPEGLKTIAIDEPTMSMLFTINDSPFFGKDGKFVTSRHIKERLDKELEKNLALRVNATDSADKFLVFGRGVLHLSVLIETMRREGYELQIGQPQVIIKEIDGVKCEPVEEMTIDLPEAVSGKAIEMVTMRKGEMLSMEAKGERMVCEFIVPSRGIIGLRNQLLTATAGEAIMAHRFKEYQPIKGGIPERQNGSLVSMEKGQAIPYSIDKLQDRGRFFVDPGEDIYEGQVIGESSRGDDMTVNVTKTKKLSNVRSSGADDKAKIVPAIKFSLEEALEYIQKDEYVEVTPNHLRLRKVLLKEVDRKRSKSI from the coding sequence ATGACCAATATTAAAAATATAGCGATTATCGCTCACGTCGATCACGGTAAAACTACTTTGGTAGATAAAATCATGTATCATTGTCAGTTATTTCGTGAAAACGAAAATACTGGAGATTTAATTCTAGATAATAATGATTTAGAACGTGAACGTGGTATTACTATTACTTCTAAAAATGTATCTGTTGTTTATAAGGATACTAAAATAAACATTATTGATACTCCTGGTCACGCGGATTTTGGTGGAGAAGTAGAGCGTGTGCTAAACATGGCAGATGGTGTATTATTGTTAGTAGATGCTTTTGAAGGTCCAATGCCACAAACGCGTTTTGTGTTGCAAAAAGCTATTGATTTAGGGTTAAAGCCATGTGTGGTTATAAATAAGGTTGACAAAGAAAACTGTACGCCTGATGAAGTTCATGAAAAAGTCTTTGATTTAATGTTTGAACTTGGAGCAGAGGAGTGGCAGTTAGACTTCCCTACAGTTTATGGTTCAGCCAAAAATAACTGGATGAGTGACGATTGGAAAAATGAAACAGAAAACATTGAACCATTACTTGATATGGTTATTGAACATATTCCTGCTCCAAAAATTGAAGAAGGAACTACGCAAATGTTAATTACATCCTTAGATTATTCGTCATTTACAGGACGAATTGCTATTGGGCGTTTAACACGTGGAGAGTTAAAAGTTGGTCAGAATATTTCTTTGGTTAAAAGAGATGGAAGTATTGTAAAATCGAAAATAAAAGAGCTTCACATTTTTGAAGGTTTAGGGCGTAAAAAAGTTGATGAGGTACAAGCTGGTGATATTTGTGCAATAGTTGGTCTTGAAGGATTTGAAATTGGTGATACTATTGCAGATATAGAAAACCCTGAAGGGTTAAAAACGATTGCCATTGATGAGCCAACTATGAGCATGTTATTTACAATTAACGATTCACCATTTTTTGGTAAAGATGGTAAATTTGTAACATCTCGACATATAAAAGAGCGTTTAGATAAGGAACTTGAAAAGAATTTAGCACTACGTGTTAATGCAACGGATAGTGCTGATAAATTTCTAGTTTTTGGTCGTGGTGTATTGCATTTATCTGTATTAATTGAAACAATGCGTCGTGAAGGTTATGAACTTCAAATTGGTCAACCACAAGTAATTATTAAAGAAATTGATGGTGTAAAATGTGAACCTGTTGAAGAAATGACCATTGATTTACCTGAAGCAGTTTCTGGTAAAGCAATTGAAATGGTGACTATGCGAAAAGGAGAAATGCTGAGTATGGAAGCTAAAGGAGAGCGTATGGTATGCGAGTTTATAGTGCCTTCAAGAGGTATTATTGGTTTGCGTAATCAATTATTAACTGCTACAGCTGGTGAGGCTATTATGGCACATCGTTTTAAAGAGTATCAACCTATAAAAGGAGGTATTCCTGAGCGTCAAAATGGATCTTTAGTATCGATGGAAAAAGGACAAGCTATTCCTTATTCTATTGATAAATTACAAGATAGAGGGAGGTTTTTTGTTGATCCAGGTGAAGATATTTACGAAGGTCAGGTTATTGGTGAAAGCTCTCGTGGTGATGACATGACTGTTAATGTTACAAAGACAAAAAAGTTAAGTAATGTTCGTTCTTCTGGAGCAGATGATAAAGCTAAAATTGTTCCTGCGATTAAATTTTCATTAGAAGAAGCATTAGAATATATTCAAAAAGACGAATATGTAGAGGTTACACCTAATCACTTACGTTTACGTAAAGTTTTACTGAAGGAAGTTGATAGAAAGCGATCTAAAAGCATCTAA
- a CDS encoding DUF1801 domain-containing protein produces MKPVEDYILRQEEPYQSIILYVRSVILKTLPEVKERYSYKIPFYNVDKKPMLYLNILKGTNFVDVAFVQGILLEKDFPILKDYNNRKQVRSIQVKSLEEFDELEFVNLLKAAVNSIKKSKKAWFI; encoded by the coding sequence TTGAAACCAGTAGAAGATTACATATTGCGTCAAGAAGAACCTTATCAATCTATTATTCTATATGTTAGAAGTGTTATTCTTAAAACTTTGCCTGAAGTTAAAGAACGGTATAGCTATAAGATTCCCTTTTACAATGTGGATAAAAAACCAATGTTGTATTTAAATATCTTAAAGGGAACCAATTTTGTAGATGTAGCTTTTGTGCAAGGAATTTTATTAGAAAAGGATTTTCCAATTTTAAAAGATTATAATAATAGAAAACAAGTGCGATCTATTCAAGTTAAGTCCTTAGAAGAGTTTGATGAGTTAGAGTTTGTTAATTTATTAAAAGCTGCAGTTAATTCAATTAAAAAAAGCAAGAAAGCTTGGTTTATCTAA
- a CDS encoding transglutaminase domain-containing protein, with translation MRNIICVFFFICTTAFSQNYELVDKIVRNYPSYSNLETLSKRIKNDFKTEATKARAAYTWIATNINYDIETTKKPKVFNTYMYFSERDYERQMKARLKRKVKMALMTKKALCEGYSAMFVELCDLLNLESIIVKGIAKVRPSEINSYKKTKNHAWNAIKIDGKWELVDVGWGNGFIDDISGNWINDFNDFFFFTKPEHFITSHYPELKKWQLLTKTINIKSFYEKPIFYPHYFNSNLVLNEQQKGSIKVSERRIILNFNKKNKKDNLFYKLSGDKYIKSLKVIKNKEDSYNAIIYHNNNTNDILTLYVNLNPVLGFKIN, from the coding sequence ATGCGTAATATAATCTGTGTTTTCTTTTTTATTTGCACTACAGCATTCTCTCAAAACTACGAATTAGTTGATAAAATTGTAAGGAATTACCCATCATATTCAAACTTAGAAACTTTAAGTAAAAGAATTAAAAACGATTTTAAAACTGAAGCTACAAAAGCAAGAGCTGCATACACTTGGATTGCAACTAATATAAACTATGATATAGAAACCACAAAAAAGCCTAAAGTCTTTAATACTTATATGTATTTCTCTGAAAGAGATTATGAAAGACAAATGAAAGCACGTTTAAAACGTAAAGTAAAAATGGCATTAATGACAAAAAAAGCACTTTGTGAAGGTTATAGCGCTATGTTTGTAGAGTTGTGTGATTTATTAAACTTAGAATCTATAATAGTAAAAGGTATTGCAAAAGTTCGTCCTTCAGAAATCAACTCCTATAAAAAAACAAAGAACCATGCTTGGAATGCTATAAAAATAGACGGTAAGTGGGAATTGGTAGATGTTGGCTGGGGAAATGGTTTTATAGATGATATTTCTGGAAACTGGATTAATGATTTTAATGACTTTTTCTTCTTTACTAAACCAGAACATTTTATTACTTCTCATTATCCCGAACTAAAAAAATGGCAATTATTAACTAAAACGATAAATATAAAATCGTTCTATGAGAAACCTATTTTCTACCCGCATTACTTCAATAGTAATTTAGTTTTAAATGAACAACAAAAAGGTAGTATAAAAGTATCAGAGCGACGAATAATTTTAAATTTTAATAAAAAGAACAAAAAGGATAATCTTTTTTATAAACTTTCTGGAGATAAGTATATTAAAAGCCTAAAGGTTATTAAAAACAAAGAAGACTCTTATAACGCAATTATCTACCACAATAATAATACCAACGATATACTTACACTTTATGTAAACTTAAATCCTGTATTAGGCTTTAAAATAAATTAA
- the kdsA gene encoding 3-deoxy-8-phosphooctulonate synthase, protein MTLQDIPKIKNTDSNNFFLLAGPCAIESEDMAIKIAERILEITNKLKIPFIFKGSFKKANRSRIDSFTGIGDEKALEILKKVSDKFDVPTVTDIHEVSDANMAAKYVDVLQIPAFLVRQTDLVVAAAKTGKVVNLKKGQFMSPEAMKHAVQKVKDAGNNKAWITDRGTMFGYQDMIVDFRGIPTMRQYAPTVLDVTHSLQQPNQSIGVTGGRPDMIETIARAGIVNNVDGLFIETHFDPANAKSDGANMLHLDNLEKLLTNLVAIRKTVNNLT, encoded by the coding sequence ATGACGCTTCAAGACATCCCAAAAATAAAAAACACGGATTCAAATAATTTTTTCCTTTTAGCTGGACCTTGTGCTATTGAAAGTGAAGATATGGCAATAAAAATTGCTGAACGTATTCTTGAAATTACCAATAAATTGAAAATACCCTTTATTTTTAAAGGCAGTTTTAAAAAAGCTAATAGAAGTCGCATTGATAGTTTCACAGGAATTGGCGATGAAAAAGCACTTGAAATTTTGAAAAAAGTTTCTGATAAATTTGATGTTCCAACAGTTACAGATATTCATGAAGTATCAGATGCAAACATGGCAGCAAAATATGTTGATGTGTTACAAATTCCAGCCTTTTTAGTTCGTCAAACAGATTTAGTAGTAGCTGCTGCCAAAACAGGTAAAGTAGTCAACCTTAAAAAGGGGCAGTTTATGAGTCCTGAAGCAATGAAACATGCAGTACAAAAAGTAAAAGATGCTGGAAACAATAAAGCGTGGATTACAGATCGAGGTACTATGTTTGGTTATCAAGATATGATTGTTGACTTTAGAGGCATCCCTACCATGCGTCAATATGCACCTACAGTTTTGGATGTTACGCATTCTTTGCAACAACCAAATCAAAGCATAGGTGTTACTGGAGGTCGACCAGATATGATTGAAACAATTGCAAGAGCTGGTATTGTTAACAATGTAGATGGATTATTTATAGAGACACATTTCGATCCTGCTAATGCGAAAAGTGATGGTGCAAATATGTTACATTTAGATAATTTAGAAAAACTTTTAACCAACCTTGTTGCTATTAGAAAAACAGTCAATAATTTAACTTAG